One segment of Toxotes jaculatrix isolate fToxJac2 chromosome 8, fToxJac2.pri, whole genome shotgun sequence DNA contains the following:
- the LOC121185659 gene encoding TYRO protein tyrosine kinase-binding protein, whose translation MSDALCIVGSLFGSAEGQQDCGSCYLINMGSVVAIIASDIILTVFITISVFCFATHHNRRREWDSHDGRRNPPSSVSKKMATEVTESPYQELHGVQSDVYSDLQHFRK comes from the exons ATGTCTGACGCTCTGTGTATTGTGGGTTCGTTGTTTG GATCTGCAGAAGGACAGCAAG ACTGTGGTTCCTGTTACCTTATAAACATGGGGTCTGTAGTGGCCATTATTGCCTCTGACATTATCTTGACCGTCTTCATCACTATTTCTGTGTTCTGCTTTGCGACTCACCACAACAGAAGGAGAGAATGGGATTCCCATGATG GTAGAAGAAACCCACCGTCATCAGTATCAAAGAAAATGGCAACAGAGGTCACAGAATCTCCCTACCAG GAGTTACATGGAGTCCAATCAGATGTGTACAGTGACCTTCAGCATTTTAGGAAATGA
- the LOC121186281 gene encoding uncharacterized protein LOC121186281: MKFFVCCLLLLPFATTVLTAPVRDALGTMTIPTNATAHGNPPSKPVTEKDSEDMSDEKSEESFDPNGFTDAGKALESHEIKIMIPKVVVNDNAPGRKTGVDEDSVEPVDTSRRTMVQDQGSTERTDLDSEEGMDGNLSGKQVIRLSGDKMTDSAGQGANLQRRAGRVNGLNGMLAPGQSREMLDWDSLEDNNGRPAAVGSIRDQGYDETREYISSETYPIAPPENRPSHLSVPPKSQAPR; the protein is encoded by the exons ATGAAGTT CTTTGTGTGTTGTCTCCTACTTCTTCCATTTGCAACTACAGTGTTAACAGCCCCAGTCAGAG ATGCACTTGGCACAATGACCATACCTACAAATGCAACAG CACACGGAAACCCTCCAAGTAAaccagtgacagagaaagactCTGAAG ATATGTCAGATGAAAAATCTGAAGAGAGTTTTGACCCCAATGGATTTACAG ATGCAGGCAAAGCTCTTGAAAGCCATGAAATCAAGATCATGATTCCTAAAGTTGTGGTGAATGATAACGCACCAGGGAGGAAAACAGGAGTGGACGAGGACAGTGTGGAGCCAGTGGATACAAGCAGAAGGACCATGGTTCAAGACCAAGGGAGCACGGAGCGGACTGATCTTGACAGTGAGGAAGGAATGGATGGAAATTTGTCAGGAAAACAAGTTATCCGTTTAAGTGGAGACAAAATGACTGACAGTGCTGGTCAAGGCGCCAATCTCCAAAGAAGGGCAGGAAGAGTTAATGGCTTGAATGGTATGTTGGCCCCAGGCCAAAGCAGAGAAATGCTAGACTGGGACAGTTTGGAGGACAACAATGGCAGACCAGCTGCAGTGGGAAGCATTAGAGATCAAGGCTATGATG AAACCAGGGAGTATATCAGCTCTGAAACTTATCCAATag CACCCCCAGAAAACAGGCCAAGTCATTTGTCTGTTCCACCCAAGAGCCAAGCTCCCCGGTGA
- the LOC121186402 gene encoding casein kinase II subunit alpha-like, translating into MSGPVPSRSRVYPDVNTQRPREYWDYESHVVEWGNQDDYQLVRKLGRGKYSEVFEAINITNNEKVVVKILKPVKKKKIKREIKILENLRGGPNIISLLDIVKDPVSRTPALVFEHVNNTDFKQLYQTLSDFDIRFYMYEILKALDYCHSMGIMHRDVKPHNVMIDHEHRKLRLIDWGLAEFYHPNQEYNVRVASRYFKGPELLVDYQMYDYSLDMWSLGCMLASMIFRKEPFFHGHDNYDQLVRIAKVLGTEDLYDYIDKYNIELDPRFNDILGRHSRKRWERFVHSENQHLVSTEALDFLDKLLRYDHQARLTAREAMDHPYFYPIVKDQGRGATPGGMAASSTPVSSSSMMAGITSMSSSQPLANIAGSPVISAPNTLATQVPAATGAQP; encoded by the exons ATGTCTGGCCCTGTTCCAAGCCGCTCTCGAGTTTACCctgatgtaaacacacagagacctCGGGAATACTGGGACTATGAGTCCCATGTTGTTGAATGGGG AAATCAAGATGACTATCAGCTAGTCAGAAAACTAGGGAGAGGCAAATATAGTGAAGTGTTTGAAGCCATAAACATCACAAACAACGAAAAAGTGGTCGTCAAAATACTGAAG CCggtcaagaaaaagaaaatcaagagagaaataaagatcCTGGAGAATCTGCGGGGTGGCCCAAATATCATCTCACTGTTAGATATCGTCAAGGATCCTGTG TCACGAACCCCTGCTCTGGTCTTTGAACATGTGAACAACACAGACTTCAAG cAATTGTACCAAACCCTATCTGACTTTGACATACGGTTCTACATGTATGAAATCTTAAAG GCTCTGGATTACTGCCACAGTATGGGAATAATGCACAGAGATGTCAAGCCACACAATGTAATGATCGATCATGAACACAGAAAG CTCCGTCTAATCGATTGGGGTTTGGCAGAGTTCTACCACCCAAACCAAGAATACAACGTGAGAGTGGCATCCAGGTACTTCAAAGGACCTGAACTGCTGGTAGACTACCAG ATGTATGACTACAGCTTGGACATGTGGAGTTTGGGTTGCATGCTCGCAAGCATGATCTTCAGAAAGGAACCTTTCTTTCACGGTCATGACAACTACGATCAG CTTGTGAGGATTGCAAAAGTGCTTGGCACCGAGGACCTGTACGACTACATTGACAAGTACAACATTGAATTGGATCCACGGTTCAACGACATTCTGGGAAG ACACTCCCGCAAAAGGTGGGAGAGGTTTGTGCACAGTGAGAACCAGCACCTGGTCAGCACAGAGGCTCTAGACTTCTTGGACAAACTGCTGCGCTACGACCATCAAGCCCGCCTCACGGCCAGAGAGGCCATGGATCATCCCTACTTCT ATCCCATCGTTAAAGATCAGGGAAGGGGGGCCACTCCTGGAGGAATGGCTGCCAGCTCCACACCAGTCAGCTCCTCAAGTATGATGGCCG GCATCACCTCAATGTCCTCCTCACAGCCACTGGCTAACATTGCTGGATCACCTGTCATCTCTGCCCCCAACACTCTGGCCACACAAGTCCCTGCAGCCACCGGGGCCCAACCCTGA
- the LOC121185884 gene encoding serum paraoxonase/arylesterase 2-like, with translation MGKVGFISLVIAALSALLGERIINLRKRSLASRELVQNHLPNCVALKNLDYGSEDITIIGDGLALISTGLKSRGLPTLDVTGKIFSLDLQDPRMKPVELRMPRNFDLDSFSPHGISVYTDPSDDTIYLFVVNHPQYKSQVEVFRFIEDDHLLVHLKTIKHELLYSVNDIVAVGVDTFYATNDHYFSHEILKGLVEPLLAQPWTNVVYYSPSEVKVVSEGYYIANGINISPDKRHIYVVDAFDQNVHVLERKEDNTLASVKAVAVGSLCDNVEVDPGTGDLWLGCHPNGWKAFMLDPKDPPGSEVIHIQKIHSDQPVVTQVYADDGHVIMGSSVATTYGGKLLIGTMFHKALVCDLK, from the exons ATGGGAAAGGTAGGCTTCATCTCACTTGTAATAGCTGCCTTATCAGCGCTGTTAGGAGAGAGGATTATCAACCTGAG GAAAAGGAGCCTCGCCTCCAGGGAGCTGGTCCAGAATCATCTCCCCAACTGTGTTGCACTCAAAAATCTAG ATTATGGCTCGGAGGATATAACGATCATTGGAGATGGACTTGCCTTAATCAGCACT GGTCTGAAGTCTCGTGGACTGCCAACCTTAGATGTGACAGGAAAGATCTTCTCCCTCGATCTACAAGATCCTCGGATGAAACCAGTGGAGCTGCGCATGCCAAGAAACTTCGATCTGGACTCATTCAGCCCTCATGGCATCAGTGTATACACTGATCCAAGTG ATGACACAATATACCTATTTGTAGTCAATCATCCTCAATACAAAAGCCAAGTAGAGGTCTTCAGATTTATTGAGGACGACCACTTGCTGGTGCATCTGAAAACTATAAAACATGAACTTCTCTACAG TGTAAATGATATTGTTGCAGTGGGGGTGGATACCTTCTATGCAACTAATGACCACTACTTTTCCCATGAGATCCTTAAAGGTTTGGTGGAGCCTCTTCTGGCTCAGCCTTGGACTAATGTTGTGTACTACAGTCCCAGTGAAGTAAAAGTAGTCTCAGAGGGTTACTACATTGCAAATGGCATCAACATTTCACCAGACAAAAG ACATATATATGTGGTAGATGCATTTGACCAAAATGTGCACGTGTTGGAGCGGAAAGAAGACAATACACTGGCCTCTGTGAAg GCCGTGGCTGTGGGTTCACTCTGTGACAACGTTGAAGTCGATCCTGGAACAGGTGACCTGTGGTTAGGCTGTCACCCTAATGGATGGAAAGCTTTCATGCTCGACCCCAAGGACCCTCCTGGATCAGAG GTCATCCACATCCAGAAGATTCATTCTGATCAGCCAGTGGTGACTCAGGTGTATGCGGACGACGGTCATGTGATCATGGGTTCGTCTGTAGCAACTACCTACGGGGGAAAGTTGCTGATTGGCACTATGTTCCATAAAGCACTGGTTTGTGATCTGAAATAA